The following is a genomic window from Desulfovibrio desulfuricans DSM 642.
TTGCTCAAGTATATGGAGCAACTGGAAAAGGCCGGAGTCCACGTGATTTGCTTTGACCCGTGGAATGCAAAAAAACAGTTCGATCAGGCTGACATAGTTCATTATTTTTCTGTGCAAGGTGGTTCTTGGCGTTTTTGTGTGCATGCACAAACGGTGCGCATGCTTCCGCTGATTATTTCACCTATTATCTGGATTGACGACCCAGCCAAGTATGGCATGGAAGAGATTGGTGCTACGCTGCGTATGGCTAACCACATCCTCCCCAATTCACAGGCGGAGTGCGATCAGCTTGCCAACATCTTTGACATGTCGCCCTCACTCTTTTCCCCAATCGTGAATGGGGTGGATGATATCTTTTTTGTTCATGCTGATCCTGCCGTTTTTCGCAATCAATTTGGCATCCAGAACAAATTTGTTCTCTGCATGGGCAACATAGAGGCGCGCAAAAATCAATTACGTCTGATTGAGGCGCTGAAAGGATCAGGTCTCCACCTTGTGCTGGCAGGTCAGGAGAGGGAAGCAGACTATGCTTTGCAATGCCACGCCGCGGCTGATGCAACTGTGCACTTTGTCGGGGTGTTAGAGCATGGTAGCAATCTGCAACGTTCGGCCTACGCTGCA
Proteins encoded in this region:
- a CDS encoding glycosyltransferase — protein: MSLTVLFNTYPVAFDCPGGGEIQLLKYMEQLEKAGVHVICFDPWNAKKQFDQADIVHYFSVQGGSWRFCVHAQTVRMLPLIISPIIWIDDPAKYGMEEIGATLRMANHILPNSQAECDQLANIFDMSPSLFSPIVNGVDDIFFVHADPAVFRNQFGIQNKFVLCMGNIEARKNQLRLIEALKGSGLHLVLAGQEREADYALQCHAAADATVHFVGVLEHGSNLQRSAYAATEALILPSTLETPGLAALEAAAAGCRIAVTQEGCTREYFRDFAEYMNPYDTTSICHAVQTAVNSPRRPEFSTFVKEHYTWKHAAQQLIAVYNNVLATRG